Proteins encoded within one genomic window of Haematobia irritans isolate KBUSLIRL chromosome 5, ASM5000362v1, whole genome shotgun sequence:
- the LOC142241151 gene encoding uncharacterized protein LOC142241151: MVESIYMFVFRKRQVNRKRSIQGRGFVNNLINALPIELHLPGYQFCGPGTKLDKRLKRGDKGINALDAACKIHDIAYSRSSDIEKRHKADKELLERAWERVKATESTWGEKLNAYLVSNAMKAKLKLGMGMRKKKACGRTIFNSTIKKANTLLKKQKPVDINSAIKIARKVINSSFKGKKSHVVIPRVINVPKIGGFLPLVPIITALGALGAISSGVSSIVRTINTAKDAKKQLEESMRHNKSMESIAMGKGLYLKPYKTGMGITLNNTDTKN; this comes from the coding sequence ttgagagcatatatatgtttgtatttcgGAAGAGACAAGTCAATCGCAAACGATCCATACAAGGAAGAGGATTCGTAAACAATTTAATCAACGCCTTACCCATTGAGCTACATTTACCCGGATACCAATTTTGTGGACCAGGAACAAAACTCGATAAAAGATTGAAAAGGGGTGATAAAGGGATAAATGCTTTGGATGCAGCCTGTAAAATTCATGATATAGCTTATTCACGAAGCTCAGATATTGAAAAACGCCACAAAGCAGATAAGGAACTCTTAGAGAGGGCGTGGGAGAGAGTAAAAGCTACCGAAAGTACTTGGGGTGAAAAATTAAATGCTTATTTAGTCTCCAACGCAATGAAAGCAAAACTAAAACTTGGCATGGGTATGAGGAAGAAAAAAGCATGCGGACGTACAATTTTCAATTCAACAATTAaaaaagccaacacactactaaAGAAGCAAAAACCTGTTGATATTAACTCTGCAATAAAAATCGCTCGGAAAGTTATTAATTCATCATTCAAAGGGAAAAAGTCACATGTCGTCATCCCAAGAGTTATTAATGTTCCTAAAATTGGCGGTTTTCTACCATTGGTTCCTATTATAACAGCACTAGGTGCCTTGGGTGCAATATCTTCGGGTGTATCATCGATAGTAAGAACAATTAACACTGCTAAAGATGCTAAAAAGCAACTAGAAGAGAGTATGCGTCACAACAAAAGTATGGAGTCAATTGCTATGGGTAAAGGACTTTATCTTAAACCATACAAAACTGGTATGGGTATTACCCTAAATAATACGGATACAAAAAACTAA